AATCTGTAACGGATTTAATGATTAGTAGCGGTTATTTAGTGTATAAAGTTAACGGTAAAGAACAAAAGCAAAAAATTAACTAGTATGCAGTGGACGAACCAGCAGGAAGTTTCTAGATTACCTGTTGAATGCATATATTATTTATAAGCACAAAAGGACTCTTAAATGAGTTCTTTGTGCTTTTTTTGTATATAATGAAAGTAGTGAAACTGTGTGAGGTGAAGATTTTTGTGGAAGAAGCTAGCGATTATAGTAATATTTATCGTTTTTATGGAACCAATCTATACAGCGGGTAAAGCGACAGTTAAGCAAGTCGTAACTTGGGCAAATAATGATGACATCGAAACGATGCTACTAGCAACAAAAGAAAAAATTGTTGATGTTACCACCAAATTTTCAGAAGATGCCTCAATTCAAACAGCCAACCCTGAAGATGTAAAGAACCAAGAGCTAGCGGTCACTGCTCCAGTTGTACAGCAGCCTGAAACAAAGCTTGTTGTTACTAATGCGAAGGAAATGGCGGATGCAATGTACGCCTACTATAGTAGTTTTTCGCCTAGCTTTGAAATTCAATATAAAGGAAGTACGCAACGAATCGAGAAAATTGTGGAGGAGGCTTATGATAGTGCCATTAAACGAGACGATTATGTCTATGGTCATATTAGTAAGCATTCCATACGCTTTGAATATGGTAAAAAAACAGCTAAGATTTTTGGAGAACAAAGCTATTTAATGACACCGGAGCAAGCGGCTTATGTAGAGATGAATGCGCAAGAGATCGTTGCTACGATTGCAAAAAACGCGAAAACGGATGTAGAAAAGATTAAAGCAGTAAATGATTATATAGTAGCCAATACAGCTTATACTGAGCAAACAAAGTCAAGCCCACATAGTGCCTATACGGTGCTGGCCGAGCATGGTGGTGTTTGTCAGGGCTATGCGTTATTAGCACACTCAATGCTGCAAAAACTTGGTTTCGAGACAAAATATATTGTGGGCTATGTCGGCCAAGAAGGCCATGCTTGGAATTTAGTAAAACTCGACGGTCAATGGTATCATCTTGATACAACGTGGAATGATCCGGTGCCTGATCGTAAAGGGGCTATAAGGTATCAATATTTTTTAGTGGATGATCGCACGATGGCACGCGATCACACATGGATAGCGGACGATTATCCGAAAGCAACAAGTACCGCTTATAGCTATTATCAAGATATTGATTTTCCTGCACAGGTAGGAAATCAACTATTCTATAGCAGTATTTCTGATGACAATAGATTATATGTGCTTGATATGACTACCGGCAAAGCACAGCGTGTTACGAAAACGCGTGCCCAATATATCGTTTATGCAGATGGATGGCTATACTTTAGTAATTATTCACATGGTGCTTATTTAACGAAAATTCGCCCCGATGGAAGCGGCGAACAACTGCTAAATAAGGAAGACACGAAAGATTTATTTATTAAGGACGGTTATTTATATTTCATGACGAATGAACTAAAGAAAATGCAACTATAATTGAATGCAGTGGTTGTTGTTGCTGGTTGCGCAGTTTACAGCAGGATGTTTCTCTGTACCAATCATATATTTATAAAGCGATTAAAAGGATAAAAAATCACAAAAGGCGTCGAATAGGACGCCTTTTGTATACTTGGGGGGCGTAGGACATTACAAATTGTCATACGCCCTTTTTGAACGATTGATAA
This DNA window, taken from Lysinibacillus sp. FSL M8-0337, encodes the following:
- a CDS encoding transglutaminase domain-containing protein, with translation MWKKLAIIVIFIVFMEPIYTAGKATVKQVVTWANNDDIETMLLATKEKIVDVTTKFSEDASIQTANPEDVKNQELAVTAPVVQQPETKLVVTNAKEMADAMYAYYSSFSPSFEIQYKGSTQRIEKIVEEAYDSAIKRDDYVYGHISKHSIRFEYGKKTAKIFGEQSYLMTPEQAAYVEMNAQEIVATIAKNAKTDVEKIKAVNDYIVANTAYTEQTKSSPHSAYTVLAEHGGVCQGYALLAHSMLQKLGFETKYIVGYVGQEGHAWNLVKLDGQWYHLDTTWNDPVPDRKGAIRYQYFLVDDRTMARDHTWIADDYPKATSTAYSYYQDIDFPAQVGNQLFYSSISDDNRLYVLDMTTGKAQRVTKTRAQYIVYADGWLYFSNYSHGAYLTKIRPDGSGEQLLNKEDTKDLFIKDGYLYFMTNELKKMQL